A genomic stretch from Bacteroidia bacterium includes:
- a CDS encoding T9SS type A sorting domain-containing protein, translated as MKRILLLFAILLSTQIGWTSTNPVDFLVFPNPNQGKFEITLTGNNQAVEVSIFNVLGTKVFCGTIQEEKIRCDLSQLEPGLYLVKIELQNHEVLMKRFYIK; from the coding sequence ATGAAAAGAATACTTTTACTTTTCGCTATTCTTTTATCCACCCAAATTGGTTGGACTTCCACTAATCCGGTTGATTTTTTGGTTTTTCCAAATCCCAATCAAGGTAAGTTTGAAATTACGCTGACCGGAAATAATCAAGCAGTTGAAGTAAGCATATTTAATGTATTGGGAACTAAAGTGTTTTGCGGAACTATACAAGAAGAGAAAATCCGTTGCGATCTTAGTCAGTTAGAGCCTGGTTTATACCTGGTTAAAATTGAATTGCAAAACCATGAGGTGCTGATGAAACGCTTCTACATCAAATAG